The Planctomycetota bacterium genomic sequence CGCGGGTGAGCGCGCGCAGCCCGGTGGTGTCCTCGATGCGCCGCGCGACCGCATCGATCGCCTCGCCCGGGTCGGCCTTCGCCAGCACGTAGGTGAGCTGGCGCCGCTGGGGCGGGGCCCAGGCGAGCGCCCGCGAGTAGGTCGTGTAGATCACCGGCTGCCAGTAGAACGCCTTCGTGAGCGTCGCCACGCCGACGACGCGCGCCGTGTTGTCGTTCACCGAGAGCGTGTCGCCCAGCGCGAGCGCGCGGCGCACGCCGGACGCGTCCACGATGGACAGGTCGCTGGCGCGGGCGTCCACGATCACCCCGTCGCTCTGGCGGAGGTGCTCGGGTGCTCCCTCGACCATGAGCGGCGGCGCGCCGATGAGCGTTGCGTCGTCGACGCCGACCACGGTGCACGCCTGGAGCGTGCCGTCGCGCAGGCGCACGGGGAGCTGGTTCTTGTACATCGGCACGGCCCAGCGCACGCCCTCGACCGCGCGGACGCGCTGCACCGCTGTGTCGGCGATGGGCTTGAAGTCTTCGGTGAAGAGCACCTGCGGGTCCATGACCCAGATGTCCGGCGACGGGACGTCGTCGATGAACGCCCACGTGCGCGTGGTGTAGCCCAGGAAGATCGCCGCCTGCTGCGTGATGAGCATCGACGCGAACGACAGCCCGATGAGCAGCCCGAAGAACTTGAGCCGGTCGCCCATGATCATCTTGATTGCCACGCGGATCATGCCGACACCCCCTTCCGCGCGTCGCCGGGCGCGAGCATGCCGTCGGTGACGGCCTCGAGCAGGCGGTACGCCGTCTCGAGCGGGTCGCGCCACCGCACCCACGGGCACGTGCCGTGGATGATGTACAGCGACGCGACGCTGTGGGCCGCGGCCCAGCAGATCTGCGCCACACGCTCCGGATCTCGGTAGCCGGGCTTGAAGCGCCCGGCGCGGATGCACTCGCTGACCGCCTGACGCATGAACGCGTACCCGTCGAGGTCCGGGTTGTCGCGCACGGTGGAGAGCACCGCCTCGGGGGGCGGCGGCTTGGGGGTCATGAACATGAAGCGGTAGTGGTGGGGGTGGTCGAGCGCGAACCGCACGTACGCCCGCCCGATCTCGAGCAGGCGCTCCACCGGGTCGGCGATGCACTCGGCCACGCCGAAGGCCTCGCGCAGCATGCAGCAGTCGTCGCGGCAGAGCTCCTCGATGAGCGCGTCCTTGTCGGGGAAGTGCACGTAGAGCGCGGGCGCCGTGTACTCGGCCGCGTCGGCGATGCGCCGCATGGTGACGTGCTCGAGCCCGTCACGCACGAACAGATCCCGGGCGGCGGAAAGGATCTTCCCGCGGGCGGCCGCCTTCTCTCTGGCCCGTCGATCGGCTGGGGGCACGGGGGGCTCCGGGTCGCACAGTGAACAGCGTTCACTGAACGCCGTTAGTGTACCGCACACTGTTCGCCGGTCAAGCCCCCGCGGATGCACTCCCCGCCCGGGCCCGGGCGCCGGGGGGGCGGCTAGCCCTTGAACACGATCGCCGGCTCCAGGGCGATGACCTTG encodes the following:
- a CDS encoding ABC transporter permease; translation: MIRVAIKMIMGDRLKFFGLLIGLSFASMLITQQAAIFLGYTTRTWAFIDDVPSPDIWVMDPQVLFTEDFKPIADTAVQRVRAVEGVRWAVPMYKNQLPVRLRDGTLQACTVVGVDDATLIGAPPLMVEGAPEHLRQSDGVIVDARASDLSIVDASGVRRALALGDTLSVNDNTARVVGVATLTKAFYWQPVIYTTYSRALAWAPPQRRQLTYVLAKADPGEAIDAVARRIEDTTGLRALTRDEFIRMTASYTLDKTGILINFGITVALGFVIGLLVGGQTFFNYVADNLKTFGALKALGMNNLGLVRMIGAQVVVVGLLGFGIGVGLAAFTGVIFSRIGMGFHLPWQLAVGSAVSVLCICAVAALLAGLRALRVEPGIVFKG
- a CDS encoding TetR/AcrR family transcriptional regulator, which gives rise to MPPADRRAREKAAARGKILSAARDLFVRDGLEHVTMRRIADAAEYTAPALYVHFPDKDALIEELCRDDCCMLREAFGVAECIADPVERLLEIGRAYVRFALDHPHHYRFMFMTPKPPPPEAVLSTVRDNPDLDGYAFMRQAVSECIRAGRFKPGYRDPERVAQICWAAAHSVASLYIIHGTCPWVRWRDPLETAYRLLEAVTDGMLAPGDARKGVSA